Proteins co-encoded in one Hemibagrus wyckioides isolate EC202008001 linkage group LG26, SWU_Hwy_1.0, whole genome shotgun sequence genomic window:
- the LOC131346413 gene encoding cilia- and flagella- associated protein 210-like has translation MSEQKNKTEATVPVGQFVRRKGTIRKGVLPEVINTPKLPVDLHEVLSTSDWKRIQDSVNRVKEEQDRLDAAAREREALHLRSKEVVKNWPDSLAAQRQKRLESRRIRKEIEEEKRKQLDLEEAEFQAMKRKEAIERAKTLQFLQTDRVKRFHSAVLMTEVLKEREAQIELKKRKEIEAKKEKDEISAMIARNTELALQEQREKAEERKQKRLAHAEFLKQQVKERDQAREKEMMEKKKEEEELRHFQKLYEMEQTMLKQKKQEEKRKRKKAFQEEFANKKIFEASNAKKQEMEEEKRKLVVEAKDKQMKLRKEKEAEMFREFQRPREIVADRLAEFLAAQSDDEDEVISRAAAEAVAKKDKEQREKEKKKAAVLRSIAEHREAVHKELKCRKQKEKQEAAETLKANKAADLLYHQTQKIKAQKKKEAVKLLQDSYVHQMNEKHAKKQLREKQKQECKVRNAQLIAEEEKQFQTYAKDVIETARKGQRNTSILHKASKVGIGGGRGPVFGVIRPSYQVQDKSGVQLPSYVRRKKLDVTTYMQESRKRLGFTG, from the exons atgtcCGAGCAAAAGAATAAGACAGAGGCTACAGTGCCTGTGGGGCAGTTTGTCCGGAGAAAAGGCACAATTAGAAAAG GTGTTCTACCAGAGGTGATCAATACACCGAAGTTACCTGTAGACCTGCACGAAGTGTTGTCCACATCAGACTGGAAGAGAATCCAGGACAGTGTGAATCGTGTGAAAGAAGAGCAGGATCGTCTTGATGCAGctgcgagagagcgagaggccTTGCACCTGCGCTCCAAAGAAGTGGTCAAAAACTGGCCTGACTCCCTAGCT GCACAGCGGCAAAAGAGGTTAGAATCAAGGAGAATTAGAAAGGAAattgaagaggagaagaggaagcaGCTCGACTTGGAGGAAGCAGAGTTTCAAGCgatgaaaagaaaggaagcaaTAGAGAGGGCCAAAACCCTGCAGTTcctccagacagacagagtgaaaaGATTTCAT AGTGCTGTGCTGATGACTGAAGTCCTGAAAGAGAGGGAGGCTCAGATTgagctgaaaaaaagaaaagaaattgaggctaaaaaagaaaaagacgagATCTCGGCCATGATCGCACGAAACACGGAGCTGGCTTTACAGGAGCAGCGAGAGAAAGCTGAGGAGAGGAAGCAGAAGCGCCTGGCTCATGCTGAGTTTTTGAAACAACA GGTTAAGGAGCGTGACCAGgcaagagagaaggagatgatggaaaagaagaaagaggaagaagaactcAGGCATTTCCAAAAGCTTTATGAAATGGAACAAACCATGCTCAAGCAGAAGAAgcaagaggagaagagaaagcgCAAGAAGGCTTTTCAA GAAGAGTTTGCCAATAAGAAAATCTTCGAAGCATCTAACGCCAAGAAACAGGAGATGGAAGAAGAGAAACGGAAGCTTGTTGTTGAGGCCAAAGACAAACAGATGAAACTTAGGAaggagaaagaggcagagatgTTCAG AGAGTTTCAGAGACCCAGGGAAATCGTTGCAGACAGACTGGCAGAATTTCTCGCGGCGCAAAGCGACGATGAGGATGAGGTGATCTCCAGGGCAGCTGCAGAAGCTGTGGCCAAGAAGGATAAAGAACAGcgtgagaaggagaagaagaaggctgCTGTGTTGAGGAGTATTGCTGAACACAGAGAAGCTGTG CATAAAGAGCTGAAGTGCAGGAAGCAGAAGGAGAAGCAGGAGGCTGCTGAGACGCTTAAAGCAAACAAAGCAGCAGATCTCCTCTACCATCAAACTCAGAAAATCAAGGcccagaaaaagaaagaggcagTCAAACTGCTACAAGACTCGTATGTCCATCAGATG AATGAGAAGCATGCGAAGAAGCAGCTCAGGGAAAAACAGAAGCAGGAATGTAAAGTGAGGAATGCACAGCTTATTGCAGAGGAAGAGAAGCAGTTTCAGACTTATGCCAAGGATGTGATAGAGACAGCTAGGAAGGGTCAGAGGAACACCTCCATCCTGCACAAGGCCTCAAAGGTGGGCATTGGTGGAGGACGCGGACCTGTGTTTGGAGTCATTAGACCGAGTTACCAAGTGCAGGATAAATCAGGAGTTCAGCTGCCCAGTTATGTGCGCAGAAAGAAGCTGGATGTGACTACCTACATGCAGGAGTCTAGAAAGCGGCTGGGATTTACTGGGTGA